From a single Porites lutea chromosome 10, jaPorLute2.1, whole genome shotgun sequence genomic region:
- the LOC140950502 gene encoding transient receptor potential cation channel subfamily A member 1-like, producing the protein MACRHGHFDIVLYLLENGADIDMFNNHNNTPFFLATESLQKEICQLLIEWGADVMKRNKSSKTAFDLMRHYELKKFLEGKYKEWHQLVPQLISGDIKKLTKVVDSHHRRENMLASLRSRCVSGSTLLHTASFFGAIPVIKTLLSEGVDVNILDYKGATPLHRAKDAATVELLLEAGSNIDSEDHDGNTPLHVKCYGESGEPTDLECIEKMLMKEAPLNIRNNRDLMPIHCCAMQGRMDAIQALLFFDTEESIKRNLEMESEKTPPSLLHLSVANDFLDCAKWLAENKFEFKEKETDLLVHKILLEEVPCGSRVETVRFLLGKGASVNPTYPGGNTALHLTAGLVNASDLLELLLSFNADVDAMNDDLCSPLFYATQSNNLYAASLLLNHGANVRLRNLQGLTAFDFISDFEEWIECGYFNEEIKARLKAYSLKHARDLVRAITKKVKNQLPASTSQRSQPALPGIGTGHVPLMLPPIKRDR; encoded by the exons ATGGCCTGTCGACATGGACACTTT GATATTGTGTTATACCTGCTGGAAAACGGAGCTGATATCGATATGTTTAATAATCACAACAACACGCCTTTTTTCTTGGCCACCGAAAGTCTACAAAAGGAGATATGTCAG CTTCTCATTGAATGGGGAGCTGACGTGATGAAACGTAACAAGAGCAGTAAAACAGCCTTTGATCTCATGCGACACTATGAACTCAAGAAGTTTTTAGAAG GTAAGTATAAAGAATGGCATCAGCTTGTTCCTCAGCTGATATCAGGTGATATCAAGAAGCTGACTAAAGTGGTAGACTCGCATCACAGGAGAGAGAACATGTTGGCCAGTTTGAGAAGCAG GTGTGTAAGCGGTAGCACACTGCTCCATACCGCTTCTTTCTTTGGAGCTATACCAGTTATCAAG ACCCTGCTCTCCGAGGGTGTAGACGTTAATATTTTAGATTATAAAGGAGCCACGCCCCTTCACAGAGCCAAAGATGCCGCAACTGTAGAG CTACTCCTTGAGGCAGGATCAAATATTGACAGTGAAGACCATGATGGCAACACACCACTGCATGTGAAATGTTATGGCGAGAGCGGAGAACCTACAGACTTGGAATGCATTGAGAAAATG ttgATGAAAGAAGCTCCACTAAACATCAGAAATAACCGA GATTTAATGCCGATTCACTGTTGTGCCATGCAAGGCCGGATGGACGCCATTCAAGCCTTGCTGTTCTTTGACACTGAAGAGAGCATAAAACGAAACTTGGAAATGGAGAGTGAG AAAACCCCGCCCAGCTTACTTCATTTGTCTGTAGCCAACGACTTCCTTGACTGTGCAAAATG GTTGGCGGAGAACAAATTcgaatttaaagaaaaggaaacagaTCTTCTTGTTCATAAGATCTTACTTGAGGAAGTTCCATG tGGCAGTCGTGTCGAGACTGTTCGATTTCTATTGGGTAAAGGTGCCTCCGTTAACCCAACATACCCTGGAGGAAACAC GGCTTTGCATCTCACCGCTGGCTTGGTGAATGCTTCAGATCTTTTGGAGCTGTTGCTCTCGTTTAACGCTGATGTCGATGCTATGAATGATGACCTGTGCTCCCCGCTGTTTTACGCCACTCAGTCAAACAATTTGTATGCTGCTAGCCTTCTTCTTAACCACG GGGCCAATGTGCGGTTACGAAATCTACAAG GGTTGACAGCCTTCGATTTTATTTCTGATTTTGAGGAGTGGATTGAATGCGGTTACTTTAACGAAGAAATCAAAGCTCGATTAAAAG ccTACAGTCTCAAACATGCTAGAGACCTGGTACGAGCCATAACCAAGAAAGTAAAGAACCAGCTCCCAGCTTCTACGTCACAGAGATCCCAGCCTGCTTTGCCAGGAATCGGTACTGGTCACGTGCCTCTCATGTTGCCACCTATAAAAAGGGACCGATGA